The proteins below are encoded in one region of Drosophila santomea strain STO CAGO 1482 chromosome 2R, Prin_Dsan_1.1, whole genome shotgun sequence:
- the LOC120444651 gene encoding uncharacterized protein LOC120444651 isoform X2, with translation MDLADQIDDYICSFEGLGDLTMDSLAIFIFLWAVLALFSVWLIKLLYHKYLNKDKAASAANSRQTSVAPTSGSPTSVAGKTEKRLSEPRDLLATKSKVEGLDLSKPLAGASGGRGRSSASPLNSGGAAAGGPRRRVVRQSSTGPENRKKRYVPPPSNVVGPETSSVTWTSQVFRWLYSDLVIVNELLMSWVIAINDTLRKSVEEHGVAVEVVRVLPDSPAPGLNNIFCNCDENNPADMLITFDCDAMPVLQVKTFRQKAGKVETSHYKVTVSRFRARMAIPMNYNSLKGEMRVEGYPDVRIAMNSVGAIKAMDQDEQQLQTVISDILTTALRDTVYPVDFSIYSTCPRAEVEPLDLPHNMEHHLGGVGLRDSQHMVSGRRLLVKIVKGDGIRDAQNPYVVIEMDEPAQKNQTGTQRGSKPFWDEHFLFELSPQSAEILFEVYDHPVIASDPPKFLGLGLVGIDELAVGPASTQLLQLQPRPYETQPVSGAITVDFVFIEGAEIPAGARPQRLKEALRLSTPAINEHIRNGADLADAAVRALQDGALSSSGSGGQPSKSTLIIHSVQRNSSSPNAFKVELNRDGQIEVTETATELDQAVAQAFERAANEAQNELELELAKEEKASQLGEALIDSGNGTVNEDSTAEFGQPNAASSPNGSSYHNNYSLNGNGNSNGAGSGGYNSLSRNGGAQQLAQHSGLLEGHDVVDDRGRSKKRNFFGTLKKRLSRSKTRTLSADQPNNNSHKSLSATNSNTTTATGFPRTATGTLNGDSSRSLSVDRGTLSKSNSLGPRMGIGHSITDHSRRSSISESSAISGFSSASNKTYVHEASTLVLETIENGIKRHFIVPLAIAQRPRWRRKGTKLHIYNDHTFIAKHLSGSGLQCSICMKSIPRRPGKQGYECRDCQLICHKQCHIRAPQACPNPTVLSMELTKLNSAAADRSIRKL, from the exons ATGGATCTAGCAGATCAAATCGATGACTATATCTGTTCGTTCGAGGGACTTGGTGACTTAACAATGGACTCCCTGGCCATCTTCATTTTCCTGTGGGCCGTTCTGGCCCTCTTCTCCGTGTGGCTGATCAAGCTGCTCTACCACAAGTATCTCAACAAGGACAAGGCGGCCAGTGCCGCCAACAGTCGCCAGACGAGCGTGGCCCCCACCTCCGGTTCACCCACGTCCGTCGCCGGCAAGACGGAGAAGCGTCTCTCGGAGCCGCGCGATCTGCTGGCCACCAAGAGCAAGGTGGAGGGCTTGGATCTATCCAAGCCTCTGGCCGGCGCCTCCGGAGGTCGTGGACGCTCATCGGCCTCGCCCTTGAACAGCGGTGGTGCTGCCGCCGGCGGTCCACGTCGTCGGGTGGTGCGTCAGAGCTCCACTGGGCCGGAGAATCGCAAGAAGCGCTATGTCCCACCGCCGTCGAATGTCGTGGGTCCAGAAACG AGCTCCGTCACCTGGACCAGCCAGGTGTTCCGCTGGCTCTACAGCGACCTGGTCATCGTCAACGAGCTGCTCATGTCCTGGGTTATTGCCATCAACGACACGCTGCGCAAGTCTGTGGAGGAG CATGGAGTGGCCGTTGAAGTGGTTCGAGTGCTCCCCGACAGTCCTGCCCCCGGATTGAATAATATCTTTTGTAATTGCGATGAAAACAATCCCGCTGATATG CTCATCACCTTTGACTGCGATGCAATGCCGGTGCTGCAGGTGAAGACCTTCCGCCAGAAGGCGGGCAAGGTGGAGACCTCCCACTACAAGGTCACCGTGTCCAGGTTCCGCGCCCGTATGGCCATTCCCATGAACTACAACAGCCTCAAGGGTGAGATGCGAGTGGAGGGCTATCCGGAT GTTCGCATCGCGATGAACAGCGTGGGTGCCATCAAGGCAATGGATCAGGAcgaacagcagctgcagacGGTGATCAGCGACATCCTGACGACGGCACTGCGCGACACCGTCTATCCGGTGGACTTCTCCATCTACTCCACCTGTCCGCGGGCCGAGGTGGAGCCCCTGGACCTGCCC CACAACATGGAGCATCACCTGGGAGGCGTGGGATTGAGGGACTCCCAACACATGGTTTCCGGCCGCCGGCTGCTGGTGAAGATCGTCAAGGGTGATGGCATAAGGGATGCCCAGAATCCCTATGTGGTCATCGAGATGGACGAGCCGGCCCAGAAGAACCAGACGGGCACTCAGCGCGGCAGCAAACCCTTCTGGGATGAGCACTTCCTCTT TGAACTCTCCCCCCAATCCGCCGAGATCCTGTTCGAGGTGTATGACCATCCGGTGATCGCCTCCGATCCGCCCAAGTTCCTGGGTCTCGGCCTGGTTGGCATCGATGAGCTGGCCGTTGGACCCGCATCCActcagctgctgcagctgcagccgcGTCCCTATGAGACGCAGCCCGTTTCGGGTGCCATCACCGTGGACTTTGTGTTCATCGAGGGAGCCGAAATCCCGGCGGGCGCCCGTCCCCAGCGTCTTAAGGAGGCATTGCGTCTCAGCACACCGGCCATCAACGAACACATCCGGAATGGAGCCGATCTGGCGGATGCAGCCGTTAGAGCTCTGCAGGATGGAGCGCTCTCGAGCAGCGGAAGTGGCGGACAGCCCAGCAAGAGCACTTTGATCATCCACAGTGTGCAGCGG AATTCGAGCAGCCCGAATGCATTTAAG GTCGAGTTGAACAGAGATGGCCAAATCGAGGTGACCGAAACGGCAACGGAATTGGATCAGGCAGTGGCCCAGGCCTTCGAACGGGCAGCCAACGAGGCGCAAAACGAGCTCGAGCTGGAGCTGGCCAAGGAGGAGAAGGCCAGCCAGCTGGGCGAGGCTCTCATCGATTCAGGTAACGGCACCGTCAACGAGGACAGCACCGCGGAG TTTGGCCAGCCCAATGCCGCCTCATCGCCGAACGGCAGTAGTTACCACAACAACTACAGCctcaatggcaatggcaactcCAATGGCGCCGGTTCGGGCGGATATAACAGTCTGTCACGGAACGGTGGTGCCCAGCAGCTGGCCCAGCACTCCGGATTGTTGGAGGGCCATGACGTGGTCGATGATCGCGGGCGCAGCAAAAAACGTAATTTCTTTGGCACCCTGAAGAAGCGGCTCAGCCGCTCCAAGACACGCACCCTCTCGGCCGATCAACCTAATAATAACAGTCATAAGTCACTATCAGCCACCAACTCGAATACAACAACAGCCACCGGATTCCCTCGAACAGCCACCGGAACCCTCAATGGTGATTCTTCCCGTTCATTATCTGTCGATCGTGGCACTCTGTCCAAAAGCAATTCACTTG GACCACGCATGGGCATTGGTCACTCCATCACCGACCACTCACGCCGCTCCTCAATTTCAGAATCCTCGGCCATCTCAGGCTTTTCCTCGGCTAGCAATAAAACCTATGTGCACGAGGCCTCCACCCTGGTGCTGGAGACCATCGAGAATGGCATAAAGCG CCACTTTATTGTGCCTTTGGCCATCGCCCAGAGACCGCGCTGGCGTCGCAAGGGCACCAAGCTGCACATCTACAACGATCACACCTTCATCGCCAAGCATTTGAGCGG AAGCGGTCTGCAGTGCTCCATCTGCATGAAGTCCATACCGCGGAGGCCCGGAAAGCAGGGCTACGAGTGTCGCGACTGCCAGCTGATTTGTCACAAGCAGTGCCACATACGGGCACCACAGGCATGTCCCAATCCCACGGTGCTCTCCATGGAACT CACTAAACTTAATTCGGCGGCGGCAGACCGCAGCATACGGAAGCTGTGA
- the LOC120444651 gene encoding uncharacterized protein LOC120444651 isoform X1, whose amino-acid sequence MDLADQIDDYICSFEGLGDLTMDSLAIFIFLWAVLALFSVWLIKLLYHKYLNKDKAASAANSRQTSVAPTSGSPTSVAGKTEKRLSEPRDLLATKSKVEGLDLSKPLAGASGGRGRSSASPLNSGGAAAGGPRRRVVRQSSTGPENRKKRYVPPPSNVVGPETSSVTWTSQVFRWLYSDLVIVNELLMSWVIAINDTLRKSVEEHGVAVEVVRVLPDSPAPGLNNIFCNCDENNPADMLITFDCDAMPVLQVKTFRQKAGKVETSHYKVTVSRFRARMAIPMNYNSLKGEMRVEGYPDVRIAMNSVGAIKAMDQDEQQLQTVISDILTTALRDTVYPVDFSIYSTCPRAEVEPLDLPVIYPVHYDSLAHNMEHHLGGVGLRDSQHMVSGRRLLVKIVKGDGIRDAQNPYVVIEMDEPAQKNQTGTQRGSKPFWDEHFLFELSPQSAEILFEVYDHPVIASDPPKFLGLGLVGIDELAVGPASTQLLQLQPRPYETQPVSGAITVDFVFIEGAEIPAGARPQRLKEALRLSTPAINEHIRNGADLADAAVRALQDGALSSSGSGGQPSKSTLIIHSVQRNSSSPNAFKVELNRDGQIEVTETATELDQAVAQAFERAANEAQNELELELAKEEKASQLGEALIDSGNGTVNEDSTAEFGQPNAASSPNGSSYHNNYSLNGNGNSNGAGSGGYNSLSRNGGAQQLAQHSGLLEGHDVVDDRGRSKKRNFFGTLKKRLSRSKTRTLSADQPNNNSHKSLSATNSNTTTATGFPRTATGTLNGDSSRSLSVDRGTLSKSNSLGPRMGIGHSITDHSRRSSISESSAISGFSSASNKTYVHEASTLVLETIENGIKRHFIVPLAIAQRPRWRRKGTKLHIYNDHTFIAKHLSGSGLQCSICMKSIPRRPGKQGYECRDCQLICHKQCHIRAPQACPNPTVLSMELTKLNSAAADRSIRKL is encoded by the exons ATGGATCTAGCAGATCAAATCGATGACTATATCTGTTCGTTCGAGGGACTTGGTGACTTAACAATGGACTCCCTGGCCATCTTCATTTTCCTGTGGGCCGTTCTGGCCCTCTTCTCCGTGTGGCTGATCAAGCTGCTCTACCACAAGTATCTCAACAAGGACAAGGCGGCCAGTGCCGCCAACAGTCGCCAGACGAGCGTGGCCCCCACCTCCGGTTCACCCACGTCCGTCGCCGGCAAGACGGAGAAGCGTCTCTCGGAGCCGCGCGATCTGCTGGCCACCAAGAGCAAGGTGGAGGGCTTGGATCTATCCAAGCCTCTGGCCGGCGCCTCCGGAGGTCGTGGACGCTCATCGGCCTCGCCCTTGAACAGCGGTGGTGCTGCCGCCGGCGGTCCACGTCGTCGGGTGGTGCGTCAGAGCTCCACTGGGCCGGAGAATCGCAAGAAGCGCTATGTCCCACCGCCGTCGAATGTCGTGGGTCCAGAAACG AGCTCCGTCACCTGGACCAGCCAGGTGTTCCGCTGGCTCTACAGCGACCTGGTCATCGTCAACGAGCTGCTCATGTCCTGGGTTATTGCCATCAACGACACGCTGCGCAAGTCTGTGGAGGAG CATGGAGTGGCCGTTGAAGTGGTTCGAGTGCTCCCCGACAGTCCTGCCCCCGGATTGAATAATATCTTTTGTAATTGCGATGAAAACAATCCCGCTGATATG CTCATCACCTTTGACTGCGATGCAATGCCGGTGCTGCAGGTGAAGACCTTCCGCCAGAAGGCGGGCAAGGTGGAGACCTCCCACTACAAGGTCACCGTGTCCAGGTTCCGCGCCCGTATGGCCATTCCCATGAACTACAACAGCCTCAAGGGTGAGATGCGAGTGGAGGGCTATCCGGAT GTTCGCATCGCGATGAACAGCGTGGGTGCCATCAAGGCAATGGATCAGGAcgaacagcagctgcagacGGTGATCAGCGACATCCTGACGACGGCACTGCGCGACACCGTCTATCCGGTGGACTTCTCCATCTACTCCACCTGTCCGCGGGCCGAGGTGGAGCCCCTGGACCTGCCCGTAATCTATCCCGTTCACTATGACTCGCTGGCG CACAACATGGAGCATCACCTGGGAGGCGTGGGATTGAGGGACTCCCAACACATGGTTTCCGGCCGCCGGCTGCTGGTGAAGATCGTCAAGGGTGATGGCATAAGGGATGCCCAGAATCCCTATGTGGTCATCGAGATGGACGAGCCGGCCCAGAAGAACCAGACGGGCACTCAGCGCGGCAGCAAACCCTTCTGGGATGAGCACTTCCTCTT TGAACTCTCCCCCCAATCCGCCGAGATCCTGTTCGAGGTGTATGACCATCCGGTGATCGCCTCCGATCCGCCCAAGTTCCTGGGTCTCGGCCTGGTTGGCATCGATGAGCTGGCCGTTGGACCCGCATCCActcagctgctgcagctgcagccgcGTCCCTATGAGACGCAGCCCGTTTCGGGTGCCATCACCGTGGACTTTGTGTTCATCGAGGGAGCCGAAATCCCGGCGGGCGCCCGTCCCCAGCGTCTTAAGGAGGCATTGCGTCTCAGCACACCGGCCATCAACGAACACATCCGGAATGGAGCCGATCTGGCGGATGCAGCCGTTAGAGCTCTGCAGGATGGAGCGCTCTCGAGCAGCGGAAGTGGCGGACAGCCCAGCAAGAGCACTTTGATCATCCACAGTGTGCAGCGG AATTCGAGCAGCCCGAATGCATTTAAG GTCGAGTTGAACAGAGATGGCCAAATCGAGGTGACCGAAACGGCAACGGAATTGGATCAGGCAGTGGCCCAGGCCTTCGAACGGGCAGCCAACGAGGCGCAAAACGAGCTCGAGCTGGAGCTGGCCAAGGAGGAGAAGGCCAGCCAGCTGGGCGAGGCTCTCATCGATTCAGGTAACGGCACCGTCAACGAGGACAGCACCGCGGAG TTTGGCCAGCCCAATGCCGCCTCATCGCCGAACGGCAGTAGTTACCACAACAACTACAGCctcaatggcaatggcaactcCAATGGCGCCGGTTCGGGCGGATATAACAGTCTGTCACGGAACGGTGGTGCCCAGCAGCTGGCCCAGCACTCCGGATTGTTGGAGGGCCATGACGTGGTCGATGATCGCGGGCGCAGCAAAAAACGTAATTTCTTTGGCACCCTGAAGAAGCGGCTCAGCCGCTCCAAGACACGCACCCTCTCGGCCGATCAACCTAATAATAACAGTCATAAGTCACTATCAGCCACCAACTCGAATACAACAACAGCCACCGGATTCCCTCGAACAGCCACCGGAACCCTCAATGGTGATTCTTCCCGTTCATTATCTGTCGATCGTGGCACTCTGTCCAAAAGCAATTCACTTG GACCACGCATGGGCATTGGTCACTCCATCACCGACCACTCACGCCGCTCCTCAATTTCAGAATCCTCGGCCATCTCAGGCTTTTCCTCGGCTAGCAATAAAACCTATGTGCACGAGGCCTCCACCCTGGTGCTGGAGACCATCGAGAATGGCATAAAGCG CCACTTTATTGTGCCTTTGGCCATCGCCCAGAGACCGCGCTGGCGTCGCAAGGGCACCAAGCTGCACATCTACAACGATCACACCTTCATCGCCAAGCATTTGAGCGG AAGCGGTCTGCAGTGCTCCATCTGCATGAAGTCCATACCGCGGAGGCCCGGAAAGCAGGGCTACGAGTGTCGCGACTGCCAGCTGATTTGTCACAAGCAGTGCCACATACGGGCACCACAGGCATGTCCCAATCCCACGGTGCTCTCCATGGAACT CACTAAACTTAATTCGGCGGCGGCAGACCGCAGCATACGGAAGCTGTGA